In one window of Cytophagaceae bacterium ABcell3 DNA:
- a CDS encoding type III pantothenate kinase, whose amino-acid sequence MNLAIDIGNTKIKAGVFNEGHLLHKETFEDIQKIGFLINKFNIKKAISASVRKSASINLPQSIQHIYLSHQLKFPFKIHYKTPETLGTDRIAAVAGALAYAPNRNILVIDAGTCITYDFIDADRNYLGGNISPGINMRFKALHNFTDGLPLLSNNENALLIGQTTEEAISGGVLNGTIFEVAGIINEYHSKFHDVQIIMTGGDAHFFENKLKETIFAVPDLLLSGLNSILKYNA is encoded by the coding sequence ATGAATCTTGCCATCGACATTGGTAATACAAAAATAAAAGCAGGTGTTTTCAATGAAGGACATCTGCTTCATAAAGAAACGTTTGAAGATATTCAAAAAATAGGGTTTCTGATCAATAAGTTTAACATAAAAAAAGCAATTAGTGCTTCTGTAAGAAAGTCAGCATCTATAAACCTTCCGCAAAGTATACAACATATATACTTAAGCCACCAATTAAAGTTTCCTTTTAAAATACATTACAAAACTCCTGAAACACTTGGCACAGATCGTATTGCGGCAGTCGCCGGGGCTTTGGCGTATGCCCCAAACCGTAATATTTTAGTAATAGATGCAGGGACTTGTATTACCTACGACTTTATTGATGCTGACAGGAATTATTTAGGAGGAAATATTTCTCCTGGAATAAACATGAGATTTAAGGCACTTCATAATTTTACGGATGGATTACCGTTGTTATCTAATAATGAAAATGCGTTACTCATTGGACAAACTACAGAAGAAGCCATTTCAGGCGGTGTCCTTAACGGGACAATCTTTGAAGTAGCTGGAATTATTAATGAATATCATAGTAAATTTCATGATGTGCAGATAATAATGACAGGAGGAGACGCGCATTTTTTTGAAAACAAATTAAAAGAAACCATCTTTGCAGTCCCGGATTTATTGCTATCCGGACTGAACAGTATTCTGAAATATAATGCTTAA
- a CDS encoding peptidylprolyl isomerase has product MAIFNRINKNSGLVVGVVVVALALFLLGEALMSSDTLFNGNKQEVGEIDGKSIPLQEYQFELQRQEYDFQIRTGKSASENERPFIQDQAWNQLVFRHAYQKQFDKLGLTVTDAEWEDMTIGENIHPMVKSLFGNPEDFEPNMVHEFHANLGNMEPDAQAYYKEIWSYVDKSLPQIRIREKYNNLMKNSLYVTSAEAKRSYIDQTAKFNTDYLYIPLHSVADSLVTITDADLKGYINRNQAKYKVEDSRAIDYVTFAIKASEEDSIAISRELADLAEDFGQASKDSVFVFANSDNPSQPKFLSIEQLPEDLQNLANTLEVGKVYGPFSKDGNFFLHKVVEIGKDTVSYARASHILFKPEGESAEDKRKALQAAQKVLAELKNGADFTEMARMHGTDATATRGGDLGWFHQKKMVKPFADAVFRANSTGLLPIVETEFGYHIIDVTATKTNRNFKVATVERETAFSENTREAFYQKAANFAMSVSDTASFRKVAKEEMGMTIYSHDNLKTTDRNVNTLMNAREIIRWAFADAKVNKVSEVFHLDDKFVVAVLKEKREEGIADLEDVHDEVTAKVKNEKKAEYIINKLKEMDGELKQIAEKYGKDARFGSAEGVLINSNTIKGIGYDPIATGVLAGLSEGKRSQPFKGENGVAILKVTGKTPAPEIADHTEYGNKIRQKRESRKETNIDESIKKYAGVKDNRFMFY; this is encoded by the coding sequence ATGGCAATATTCAACAGGATTAATAAAAACTCAGGCCTAGTAGTAGGTGTAGTAGTAGTAGCGTTAGCTTTATTCCTTTTAGGAGAAGCTCTAATGAGTTCAGACACGCTTTTCAATGGCAATAAGCAGGAAGTAGGTGAAATTGACGGAAAGTCAATTCCTCTCCAAGAATACCAGTTTGAACTGCAACGTCAAGAGTATGATTTTCAAATACGCACAGGAAAAAGTGCTTCTGAAAATGAAAGGCCTTTCATACAAGACCAAGCATGGAATCAATTGGTCTTCCGCCATGCATACCAAAAGCAGTTTGACAAGCTTGGCCTAACAGTAACAGATGCTGAATGGGAAGATATGACTATTGGTGAAAACATTCACCCAATGGTAAAATCACTATTCGGTAATCCTGAAGATTTTGAGCCGAACATGGTTCATGAGTTCCACGCAAACCTTGGAAACATGGAACCTGATGCACAGGCTTACTATAAAGAAATCTGGTCTTATGTAGACAAAAGCCTCCCACAAATTCGTATCAGGGAGAAATATAACAACTTAATGAAAAACTCATTGTACGTAACTTCTGCAGAAGCCAAAAGATCGTACATTGACCAAACTGCTAAGTTCAATACAGATTACTTGTATATCCCGCTTCATTCAGTAGCAGATTCACTTGTCACAATAACTGATGCAGATTTAAAAGGGTATATAAACAGAAATCAGGCAAAATACAAAGTTGAAGACTCTCGTGCAATAGACTATGTTACCTTCGCTATTAAAGCTTCAGAAGAAGATAGCATCGCTATAAGCAGAGAATTGGCTGACCTAGCTGAAGATTTTGGACAAGCATCTAAAGACTCTGTATTTGTATTTGCAAACTCAGACAATCCAAGCCAACCAAAATTCTTGAGTATTGAGCAATTGCCAGAAGACCTTCAGAACCTTGCCAATACATTGGAAGTAGGCAAAGTATATGGCCCTTTTAGCAAAGACGGAAACTTCTTCCTTCATAAAGTAGTAGAGATAGGCAAAGACACAGTGTCTTATGCACGTGCAAGCCACATACTTTTCAAGCCTGAAGGAGAATCTGCCGAAGACAAAAGAAAAGCTCTTCAAGCCGCTCAGAAGGTATTGGCAGAACTAAAGAATGGAGCAGACTTTACTGAAATGGCTAGAATGCACGGCACAGATGCTACTGCCACCCGTGGCGGTGACCTAGGATGGTTCCACCAAAAGAAAATGGTAAAACCTTTTGCTGACGCAGTTTTCAGAGCTAATTCAACTGGCTTGTTGCCAATAGTAGAAACAGAATTTGGTTACCATATTATAGATGTAACTGCAACGAAAACTAACAGGAACTTCAAAGTGGCTACTGTAGAAAGAGAAACCGCTTTTTCAGAAAACACCAGAGAGGCGTTTTACCAAAAAGCTGCAAACTTTGCCATGAGTGTGTCTGACACTGCATCTTTCAGAAAGGTTGCCAAAGAAGAAATGGGTATGACTATCTACTCACACGACAACCTTAAAACAACAGACAGAAATGTCAACACGTTAATGAATGCTCGTGAAATAATCAGATGGGCATTTGCCGATGCAAAAGTCAACAAGGTTTCTGAGGTGTTTCACCTAGATGATAAGTTTGTGGTGGCTGTGCTTAAGGAAAAAAGAGAAGAAGGTATTGCTGACCTAGAAGATGTACATGATGAGGTAACTGCTAAAGTTAAGAATGAGAAAAAAGCAGAATACATCATCAACAAATTGAAAGAAATGGATGGAGAGCTGAAGCAAATTGCAGAGAAATATGGAAAGGATGCACGTTTTGGTAGCGCAGAGGGTGTATTGATAAACTCAAACACAATTAAAGGTATTGGTTATGATCCAATAGCAACAGGCGTCCTAGCTGGTTTAAGTGAAGGAAAAAGAAGCCAACCATTTAAAGGAGAAAATGGAGTAGCTATATTGAAAGTAACAGGAAAAACACCTGCGCCTGAGATTGCTGACCATACAGAATATGGAAACAAAATCAGACAAAAGCGTGAAAGCCGCAAAGAAACCAATATTGACGAAAGCATTAAAAAATATGCTGGTGTAAAAGACAATAGGTTCATGTTCTACTAA
- a CDS encoding SPASM domain-containing protein: MYTNISDYINLLSKLTPRRIANALKATVGFYYSRVTSRTHHPALPISISIEPTTSCNLRCPECPSGLRSFSRPTGMLTEHVFDKVIEELHPTLLYLTFYFQGEPYLNPGFLKMVEKASSKKIYTTTSTNAHYLNDENAKKTVASGLDRLIISIDGATQETYQSYRVGGKLSKVIEGTKNIIKWKKKLKTKKPYIVFQFLVVKPNEHEIEDLKKMAKELGVDKAAFKTAQIYDYKNGSPLIPEQEQYSRYKQLPNGTYTIKNKLLNHCWKMWESCVITWDGAVVPCCFDKDAHHTMGSVQEKTFQEIWNSTPYHKFRKSLFQSRSQIEICRNCTEGTKIWG, translated from the coding sequence ATGTACACAAATATTTCTGATTACATAAATCTACTGTCCAAACTAACACCAAGGCGTATCGCAAATGCATTAAAAGCGACTGTAGGCTTTTACTATTCGCGTGTTACAAGCAGAACCCATCATCCAGCGTTACCAATTAGCATTTCCATAGAGCCTACCACATCTTGTAACTTGCGCTGTCCTGAGTGCCCCAGCGGTTTAAGGTCATTTTCTAGGCCCACAGGAATGCTTACAGAACACGTCTTTGACAAAGTCATTGAAGAGCTCCACCCCACCCTACTCTATCTTACTTTCTATTTTCAGGGAGAACCGTACCTAAACCCCGGATTTTTGAAAATGGTAGAAAAAGCGTCCAGTAAAAAAATATACACCACCACATCTACCAACGCTCATTACCTCAATGATGAGAATGCTAAAAAAACCGTAGCCTCTGGCCTGGACCGCTTGATCATAAGCATTGATGGAGCCACACAAGAAACATATCAATCTTACCGTGTGGGCGGGAAATTAAGTAAGGTGATCGAAGGCACGAAAAATATTATCAAGTGGAAAAAGAAGCTTAAAACAAAGAAACCATATATTGTATTCCAATTTTTGGTCGTAAAACCCAATGAACATGAAATAGAAGACCTGAAGAAAATGGCCAAAGAGCTAGGTGTAGACAAAGCAGCCTTTAAAACTGCCCAAATTTATGATTATAAAAACGGCTCTCCATTAATACCCGAGCAAGAACAATATTCAAGGTATAAACAGTTGCCAAATGGCACCTATACGATTAAAAACAAGCTTTTGAACCATTGCTGGAAGATGTGGGAATCATGTGTCATCACTTGGGACGGAGCAGTGGTGCCATGCTGCTTTGACAAAGACGCGCACCACACTATGGGGTCAGTTCAAGAAAAGACTTTTCAAGAAATCTGGAACAGTACCCCTTATCACAAATTCCGAAAAAGCTTATTTCAATCAAGAAGCCAAATAGAAATTTGCAGAAACTGTACAGAAGGAACTAAGATTTGGGGATAA
- a CDS encoding inositol monophosphatase family protein encodes MDQQRLEKLTFEVIEVVKRAGGFIKQEAQGFDLSHIEYKGAKDMVSYVDKETEKILVQKLEPLVQGASFITEEGTVEQAKSEYKWVIDPLDGTTNFLHGLPSYSISVALIREEEVLLGVVYDIQQQECFYAWKGGGAWLNDKGIKVSAIDAVEQSLIATGFPYDLLDKTDDYFKILKELVEHSHGIRRLGSAAIDLCYVACGRFECYFEFNLKMWDIMAGVLIVKEAGGKVCDFKGGDGYFYGKEVLATGNIQDEMLNLIQKHW; translated from the coding sequence ATGGATCAACAGAGATTAGAGAAATTAACTTTCGAAGTTATAGAAGTAGTTAAAAGAGCTGGTGGTTTTATCAAGCAAGAAGCTCAAGGTTTTGATTTGTCCCATATTGAATACAAGGGTGCTAAAGATATGGTGTCTTATGTAGACAAAGAGACTGAGAAGATTCTTGTCCAGAAGCTTGAACCCTTAGTGCAAGGAGCTTCTTTTATTACAGAAGAAGGTACAGTGGAGCAGGCAAAGAGCGAATATAAATGGGTCATAGATCCATTAGATGGAACTACTAATTTTTTGCATGGCTTACCTTCATATTCTATAAGTGTAGCGCTTATCCGTGAAGAAGAGGTTCTGCTGGGTGTTGTTTATGATATACAGCAACAGGAGTGCTTTTATGCCTGGAAAGGTGGTGGCGCATGGCTTAATGATAAGGGGATAAAGGTCTCTGCTATTGATGCCGTGGAGCAAAGTTTGATCGCAACAGGATTCCCTTATGATCTTTTAGATAAAACGGATGATTATTTTAAGATCCTCAAAGAACTGGTAGAGCATTCTCACGGAATACGTAGGCTTGGCTCTGCTGCTATAGACCTGTGTTATGTGGCTTGTGGGCGGTTTGAATGCTACTTTGAGTTTAACCTGAAAATGTGGGATATAATGGCCGGTGTTTTAATTGTGAAAGAGGCGGGTGGCAAAGTGTGCGATTTCAAGGGTGGTGACGGATATTTCTATGGAAAAGAAGTGCTCGCCACTGGGAATATCCAAGACGAAATGTTAAATCTGATCCAGAAGCATTGGTGA
- a CDS encoding hemolysin family protein → MDLGSHILIIIITLFFSAFFSGVEIAYITSNKLHFELLNKQGHVTGKLIARFTNKPSMFLGATLIGNTIALVMYGIFMAALLEPFLENVLPAALNTYTTIVISQTIISTIIVLATAEFMPKSFFLINPDRWIEILALPILLVYYLLYPLVYVIVSVSKFIITKILKLEYTEAQPVFGLTDLNNYIKKNVVVKDENNEPEVDTKIFNRALKFKNLRVRDCMIPRTEIVAIDIEDGIEGIKKAFCETQHSKILVYKKTIDNITGYCHQVELFKKPKEISEIINPISIVPETMLAYNLMVQLIEEHKSLVLVVDEFGGTSGLVSIEDIIEEIFGEIRDEHDEEDLADLQLDPYNYLLSARHEIDYLNEKYKFKIPEGDYDTLGGFILSVNEDFPQENEIIHVPPYTFTIISLSGARIDKVKLTLNKEPETKKSTL, encoded by the coding sequence ATGGACCTTGGGTCGCATATACTGATCATCATTATCACACTTTTCTTTTCTGCATTTTTCTCAGGAGTAGAAATAGCTTATATAACATCTAACAAGCTACATTTTGAGTTACTGAACAAGCAGGGGCATGTAACAGGAAAATTAATAGCAAGGTTTACGAACAAACCTTCAATGTTTCTTGGTGCTACCCTTATAGGCAATACCATAGCACTGGTCATGTATGGTATATTTATGGCAGCACTACTCGAACCTTTTTTGGAGAATGTTCTTCCCGCTGCACTCAACACGTATACAACCATCGTAATTTCGCAAACAATTATTTCGACCATTATTGTTTTGGCCACAGCCGAGTTCATGCCCAAAAGCTTTTTTTTAATAAACCCCGACAGGTGGATAGAAATACTGGCACTACCAATACTTCTAGTGTACTACCTACTGTATCCTTTGGTATATGTGATCGTTTCTGTGTCAAAATTTATTATTACCAAAATATTAAAATTAGAGTATACAGAAGCCCAACCAGTGTTTGGGTTGACTGATCTGAACAACTACATAAAAAAAAATGTAGTGGTAAAAGATGAAAACAACGAGCCGGAGGTAGACACTAAAATATTTAACAGGGCGCTGAAATTCAAAAACTTAAGAGTAAGAGATTGCATGATTCCAAGGACAGAGATCGTAGCAATAGACATTGAAGACGGAATTGAAGGAATAAAAAAAGCATTTTGTGAAACTCAACACTCTAAAATTCTTGTTTACAAAAAAACCATAGATAATATAACCGGATACTGTCATCAGGTAGAGCTATTTAAAAAGCCAAAAGAAATTTCGGAGATTATAAATCCAATTTCAATAGTTCCGGAAACAATGTTGGCTTACAACCTTATGGTACAACTTATAGAAGAGCATAAAAGTCTGGTTCTAGTCGTTGACGAGTTCGGCGGCACATCAGGTCTGGTGAGTATAGAAGATATTATAGAGGAAATATTTGGAGAGATTCGTGATGAACATGATGAAGAAGATTTGGCAGACCTCCAATTAGACCCTTATAATTATTTGTTAAGTGCCCGACATGAAATAGATTATTTAAATGAAAAGTATAAATTCAAAATCCCTGAAGGTGATTATGACACCCTTGGGGGCTTTATTTTAAGCGTAAATGAAGATTTCCCGCAGGAAAATGAAATTATTCACGTACCTCCATATACCTTTACTATTATATCATTAAGTGGAGCTAGAATAGATAAAGTAAAACTTACTTTAAATAAGGAACCAGAAACAAAAAAAAGTACTTTATAA
- the lptC gene encoding LPS export ABC transporter periplasmic protein LptC produces the protein MVQKKTNKLKRYVKVPVLLLAIIAGALSVLLPACKSEKVVKHQPYDGPVLEMEDIETIYSDSTIMRVMLTAPLQYELKSGNREFPKGVDMDFFDDKGTKSSNLVSNYGHYDKEKKLYTVTGNVVIMNFEKGERLNTEELKWKPEEKKVFTDKFVRIETEDEILTGHGLESNEDFSKYKILKPSGNFYLKDE, from the coding sequence ATGGTTCAAAAGAAGACGAATAAATTAAAAAGATATGTCAAGGTTCCTGTATTATTGCTAGCGATAATTGCAGGAGCCCTTTCTGTTTTGCTACCAGCCTGCAAGTCAGAAAAAGTTGTCAAACACCAGCCATACGATGGGCCAGTGTTGGAAATGGAAGACATAGAAACTATTTATTCCGACTCAACTATAATGAGGGTGATGTTAACCGCACCTCTGCAATATGAGCTTAAAAGCGGGAACCGCGAGTTTCCCAAAGGGGTAGATATGGATTTTTTTGATGACAAAGGAACCAAATCTTCCAACCTCGTTTCCAATTACGGTCATTATGATAAAGAAAAAAAGCTTTATACTGTAACTGGCAATGTGGTCATAATGAATTTTGAGAAAGGAGAACGCTTAAACACAGAAGAGCTAAAGTGGAAACCTGAAGAGAAAAAGGTTTTTACAGACAAGTTTGTCCGAATTGAAACAGAAGATGAGATCTTAACAGGGCATGGCTTGGAATCAAATGAAGATTTTTCAAAATATAAGATTCTTAAACCTTCGGGTAATTTTTATTTAAAAGACGAATGA